CTTGTTCATATTGACTTTTAACTAGTAAATCTGCTTGTTTTTTATTATCTGCAAAAGACAATATATATAAACAACAGTTTCTTAACGCACGTTTTGCCATATCGGTGTGCGTGATACGGTAATAAGGTAAACTATGGTGATGATAAATTGCGTATAATTCATCATACAATCCATTAGCAAACTGACATAACAAGAATTTTCTTACCTGATAAATAGCATCGGGATCAACGATTGTGAACAGATTTGCTATTTCATTTTCTGACGGTAATGTCAATATTTGTGCAATTAGTGCTGAGTCAAGTTGTTCAGATAGTAATATTGCTCTAAATCCATCAATCACAGTATCAGGTAAAATAAGCGATTGTTTTTGTTGGTAATTACTAACATTCAAATAAATATATTTAGCTAGCAACATTTGAGCAGCATCATAACGATTAAAAGCATTATTTGCTTTTTGCATTAAAAAAATAAGTTCATTATCTTGATAATTATAATGAAGTTTAACTGGTGCAGAAAAATCTTGTAGTAAGGCAATAATTGGTTTTTCTTTTACATTTTCAAAAATAAATTGTTGTTGTGCTTGATGTAGATTAAGTACCTGATTAATTGTTTGACCTTGATATTGTAAATTAATTAATTCACCACTACCTTGATAAAGCTCAATAGCCAATGGTATATGCAATGGCTGTTTTTCTGACTGATCTAAGGTTGGTGGCGTCATTTGTTTAACAGTTAAAGTATATTGTTGATTTTGCTGATCATAATGATCCGTTATAGTAAGTTCAGGCGTCCCTGACTGACTATACCATAACTTAAAGTGTGTTAAATCAATACCAGAAGCATCCTGCATTGCTTGAACAAAATCATCACAAGTAGCAGCACTACCATCATGACGTTGGAAGTAAAGTTGCATTCCTGCTTGGAATTTTTCTTCACCTAACAGGGTATGCATCATACGAATAACTTCAGCACCCTTTTCATAAACTGTGACCGTATAAAAGTTATTCATTTCAATGACTTTATCTGGGCGGATTGGATGAGCCATAGGGCTAGCATCTTCTGCAAACTGTACTGTACGGAGAATCTTAACATCATCAATTCGTTTGACGGCTCGCGATCCCATGTCAGCACTAAATTCTTGATCTCGAAATACGGTGAGGCCTTCTTTTAGACTCAATTGGAACCAATCTCGGCAAGTCACCCTATTACCTGTCCAATTATGAAAATATTCATGTCCGATTACTCCTTCAATACCTAAATAGTCATGATCGGTTGCGGTTTCAGGTTTTGCTAATACATATTTAGAATTAAAAATATTTAAACCTTTATTTTCCATAGCTCCCATATTGAAAAAATCAACAGCAACTATCATAAAAATATCTAAATCATATTCAAGACCAAAACGGCTTTCGTCCCATTGCATTGCATTTTTAAGACTAGTCATCGCCCATTGAGAACGATCCAAGTTACCTTTATCAACATAGATTTCTAAATCTACTTTTCGTTGAGATTTACTTATAAATGTATCACATAATACATCAAAATCACCTGCTACTAATGCAAATAAATAACTCGGTTTTGGAAAAGGATCTTGCCATTGAACCCAATGACGACCATCATCCAATTGACCTTGAGCGATACGGTTACCATTAGAAAGTAGATAAGGATAAAGTGCTTTGTTCGCTGTAATTCGAGTGGTGAAACGTGCTAGTACATCGGGCCGATCTAAATAATAAGTAATATGGCGGAAACCTTCAGCTTCACATTGTGTGCATAAAGCATCTCCAGAGACATATAATCCTTCTAACGCTGTATTATCAATTGGTTTTATTTCATTAATAATTGTTAAAGTAAATTCTTCTGGCACATGGTAAATTTCAATTCCAGATTCTGTGATTTTGTAATCATGCCATGGTTGTTCATTAATATTAATAGTGAGAAGTTTAAGGTCTTCACCATCCAAAATAAGCGTATCTTGAGCTTTATTTTGCTGTACGATATGACTACGAGCTGTAACTGTCGTAAGTTCTGGAGCAAGATCAAATTCAAGATCAATATCAATAATAGTAAAATCTGGCTTTTTATAATCTAAACGATATTTAGCAATTGGGCTATTTTTGTTCATAATTCACTCAAATGTCTGACTAAATAAGTAAAGTATATTACGCTTTATTATGAAATAATATACTCCTTAATTTTTATTCTGCTATAATTTGATAAATCAGTTAGGACAACTCTTTTATACATTTACATGCAATCACCAATATTAACATCTTTATTAGATACCGATGCTTATAAATTACATATGCAACAAGCGGTATTTCATCATTATCCCGATATAACTGTTGCTGCTGAATTTCGATGTCGTAACAATGAAAAACTTGGTATTTATGTTGATGCTATAAAATACCAAATTGGATTAATGGAAAAACTCTTTTTAACAGAGAATGAATTTAACTATCTAAATCAAACGGGCTATTTTAAACATGACTATTTGATGTGGTTAAAAAATTGGCGATTTGACCATAACCTCGTAACTATTCGTGATGATAATGGTGAACTTTACATCCGTATAGAAGGGAAATGGCTTGATGTCATTTTATGGGAAGTGCCACTCTTGGCCGTAATCAGCGAAATTGCTCATAGGGATCGAACGCCTGATGTTGGAATTGAGCAAGCTATTACGCATCTAAAAGATAAGCTAGCAAGTTTTAATCATAAAACCGCATCTTTTGATATGTCACAATTTTTACTAATGGATTTTGGTACTCGTAGACGTTACTCTTTCAAAGTACAAGAAGCCGTTGTTTGTTATTTGAAAGATCATTTCCCAGATTTCAATAGTACCAGTAATTACTTATTAGCATTTAAATATGGATTAAAGCCAGTTGGTACACAGGCGCATGAATGGTTTCAAGCACATCAAAGATTAACAGATAATTTATCTGACTGCCAACGTAAAGCTTTACATGTGTGGCTTGAAGAATATCCGCACGATCTTGATATTGCTTTAACAGATTGCATAACTATGGATGCTTTTCTAAAAGATTTTGATAAAGAATTGGCAACTCGTTATCAAGGATTACGTCATGATTCAGGAGATCCAATTGAATGGGGTGAAAAAGCTATCGCTCATTATCAAAGAATGGGGATTGATCCTAAAACCAAAATTCTTGTTTTTTCTGATAGCCTAAATTTTGATAAAGCCATTAAGATTTATCAACATTTTTATAATCGTGTTAAACTATCTTTCGGCATGGGAGGACATCTTGCCTGTGATATTCCAGCCAAAAAAGACTCAAACACTAAAGCATTAAATATCGTAATAAAATTAGTCGAATGTAATGGTCAATCTGTTGCTAAATTATCAGATAGTCCTGGGAAAACAATATCTCAAGATACTAATTTTATCGAAGAGCTAAAAAGAACATTTGATGTAACAGGCAACATTTAAATACAAGGTTAAACAACGCATAATGGAAATGACAAACATGAGTACTATTGCACCAATTACGGATATTTTACAAGGTAAAATTGCAGTTGGCAGTTCAGTTACCGTTCAAGGATGGATTAGAACCCGCCGTGATTCTAAAGCTGGAATTTCATTTTTAGCAATCTATGATGGTTCATGCTTTAATCCGATTCAAGCTGTCGTTGAAAATACCTTATCAAATTATGAAAATGATGTATTAAAATTGACTACAGGATGCTCTGTAGAAGTAACAGGCGTTGTGGTAGAAAGTCCGGGTCAAGGTCAGCAATATGAATTACAAACCACTAAAGTAAAAGTATACGGTTTTGTTGAAGATCCTGAAACTTACCCTATGGCGGCAAAACGCCACTCTATTGAATATCTACGTGAAGTAGCGCACTTAAGACCTAGAACAAATATTGTCGGAGCAATAACCCGTGTTCGCCATACTTTAGCAAATGCTATTCATCAGTTTTTTAACGATAGAGGGTTTTACTGGATTTCAACACCAATAATTACTGCATCAGATACAGAAGGTGCCGGTGAGATGTTTCGTGTATCAACTTTAGATCTAGTTAACTTACCTAAACAAGACAATGGTAAAATTGATTTTGATAAGGACTTTTTTGGCAAAGAGTCATTTTTAACGGTTTCCGGTCAGCTTAATGCTGAGACTTATGCTTGCGCATTATCGAAAGTCTATACTTTTGGTCCAACTTTTAGAGCAGAAAATTCAAATACTACACGTCACTTAGCCGAGTTTTGGATGATGGAACCAGAAGTTGCTTTTGCCAATCTCGATGATATAGCTAAATTAGCTGAAGATATGCTTAAATTTGTATTTAAAGCTGTCCTAGAAAAACGCGCTGATGATATGCAGTTTTTTGCTCAACATGTTGATAAAGAAGCAATCTCAAGATTAGAAAACTTCATCAATTCGGACTTCGTACAAGTTGATTATAGTGATGCTATTACTATTTTACAAAAATGCAATGTGAAGTTTGAAAATCATGTTAGTTGGGGAATTGATTTAGCTTCTGAACATGAACGCTACTTAGCTGAAAAACACTTTAAAGCTCCAGTAGTTGTCAAAAACTATCCTAAAGATATAAAAGCATTCTATATGCGAATGAATGAGGATGGTAAAACGGTCGCCGCTATGGATGTGTTAGCTCCAGGAATTGGTGAAATTATTGGTGGGTCCCAACGTGAAGAAAGATTAGAAATGTTAGATCAACGCATGGCTGAAATGGGATTAAACAAAGAGGATTACTGGTGGTATCGTGATTTACGCCGCTATGGAACCGTCCCACATTCTGGTTTTGGTTTAGGGTTTGAAAGACTTATTGTATACATTACTGGTGTCCAAAATGTACGAGATGTAATACCGTTCCCAAGAACACCAAGAAATGCTAATTTTTAGTCTTAATTAGATGAATATTTAATAACATATAAGCTAAATTATGCTTGTTTTTTAAGCAAACAAACATAATTTATACATTAGACAGCTTGTTTTGCTAAAAGTTCACTTGATTTTGAAAAAGATTCAATATAATTTGTAACAATAAATAAACAATCAATGATTACTTATGGTGAGTGGTCATTAAAAAAACTGACACCATGCTTTCATTAGTTTATATGTGGCAGTGGCAGGTGTCTTAATAACAACACCAATGAGGGTATAAAATGAAACGTAATCTATTAGCAATCGCTATCCCTGCACTTCTAGTAGCTGGTGCAGCAAACGCATCTATTGAAGTTTGGAATAAAGACGGTAACAAATTAAATATTAATGGTCGTGTTTACGCATTAAATTACTTAGGCGATACTAAAAATACTATTGATGAGGAAGGTGACAAAACTACCGCTCGTCTAGGTTTCACCGGTGAAACTCAAGTAACTGATTCTTTATCTGGTTATGGACGTGCAGAATGGGAAACTAAAGCAGGTAAAGGTGCATTTAAAGAAACTCGTTATGCATTTGCTGGTTTAAACTTTGGTCAATATGGTTCTTTCGACTATGGTCGTAATGACGGTGTTTTAAAAGCTATTACTGCATACACTGACGTATTACCAGAATTTGGTGGTAATGCTTCTGATAATGATCTTTATGTATTATCTGCTCGTACTAATGCTGTTGCAACTTATCGTAATAGTGGTTTCTACGGTTTAGTTGATGGTTTAGATTTTGCTGTCCAATATGGTGACAACAAAGCAGATAGTAATTTAAGTGGTGCTGATAAAGAAGCATTCGGATTAAATGCACAATACGCTATTTTAGATACTGGTTTAAGCATTGGTGGTGGTTATGCGAC
Above is a genomic segment from Frischella perrara containing:
- the pepN gene encoding aminopeptidase N — encoded protein: MNKNSPIAKYRLDYKKPDFTIIDIDLEFDLAPELTTVTARSHIVQQNKAQDTLILDGEDLKLLTININEQPWHDYKITESGIEIYHVPEEFTLTIINEIKPIDNTALEGLYVSGDALCTQCEAEGFRHITYYLDRPDVLARFTTRITANKALYPYLLSNGNRIAQGQLDDGRHWVQWQDPFPKPSYLFALVAGDFDVLCDTFISKSQRKVDLEIYVDKGNLDRSQWAMTSLKNAMQWDESRFGLEYDLDIFMIVAVDFFNMGAMENKGLNIFNSKYVLAKPETATDHDYLGIEGVIGHEYFHNWTGNRVTCRDWFQLSLKEGLTVFRDQEFSADMGSRAVKRIDDVKILRTVQFAEDASPMAHPIRPDKVIEMNNFYTVTVYEKGAEVIRMMHTLLGEEKFQAGMQLYFQRHDGSAATCDDFVQAMQDASGIDLTHFKLWYSQSGTPELTITDHYDQQNQQYTLTVKQMTPPTLDQSEKQPLHIPLAIELYQGSGELINLQYQGQTINQVLNLHQAQQQFIFENVKEKPIIALLQDFSAPVKLHYNYQDNELIFLMQKANNAFNRYDAAQMLLAKYIYLNVSNYQQKQSLILPDTVIDGFRAILLSEQLDSALIAQILTLPSENEIANLFTIVDPDAIYQVRKFLLCQFANGLYDELYAIYHHHSLPYYRITHTDMAKRALRNCCLYILSFADNKKQADLLVKSQYEQADNMTDSLAALHTAVMAQLPCKDILLTDFDEQWHKDGLVMDKWFALQASSPNNALQIVKKLLTHRSFSLNNPNRVRSLIGAFVNNNPAAFHMLDGSGYHFLVEILTELNQKNPQVASRLIDPLIRLKRYDEKRASLMREALERLLKLNNLSNDLYEKITKGLENNA
- the pncB gene encoding nicotinate phosphoribosyltransferase; this translates as MQSPILTSLLDTDAYKLHMQQAVFHHYPDITVAAEFRCRNNEKLGIYVDAIKYQIGLMEKLFLTENEFNYLNQTGYFKHDYLMWLKNWRFDHNLVTIRDDNGELYIRIEGKWLDVILWEVPLLAVISEIAHRDRTPDVGIEQAITHLKDKLASFNHKTASFDMSQFLLMDFGTRRRYSFKVQEAVVCYLKDHFPDFNSTSNYLLAFKYGLKPVGTQAHEWFQAHQRLTDNLSDCQRKALHVWLEEYPHDLDIALTDCITMDAFLKDFDKELATRYQGLRHDSGDPIEWGEKAIAHYQRMGIDPKTKILVFSDSLNFDKAIKIYQHFYNRVKLSFGMGGHLACDIPAKKDSNTKALNIVIKLVECNGQSVAKLSDSPGKTISQDTNFIEELKRTFDVTGNI
- the asnS gene encoding asparagine--tRNA ligase, whose translation is MSTIAPITDILQGKIAVGSSVTVQGWIRTRRDSKAGISFLAIYDGSCFNPIQAVVENTLSNYENDVLKLTTGCSVEVTGVVVESPGQGQQYELQTTKVKVYGFVEDPETYPMAAKRHSIEYLREVAHLRPRTNIVGAITRVRHTLANAIHQFFNDRGFYWISTPIITASDTEGAGEMFRVSTLDLVNLPKQDNGKIDFDKDFFGKESFLTVSGQLNAETYACALSKVYTFGPTFRAENSNTTRHLAEFWMMEPEVAFANLDDIAKLAEDMLKFVFKAVLEKRADDMQFFAQHVDKEAISRLENFINSDFVQVDYSDAITILQKCNVKFENHVSWGIDLASEHERYLAEKHFKAPVVVKNYPKDIKAFYMRMNEDGKTVAAMDVLAPGIGEIIGGSQREERLEMLDQRMAEMGLNKEDYWWYRDLRRYGTVPHSGFGLGFERLIVYITGVQNVRDVIPFPRTPRNANF
- a CDS encoding porin; the encoded protein is MKRNLLAIAIPALLVAGAANASIEVWNKDGNKLNINGRVYALNYLGDTKNTIDEEGDKTTARLGFTGETQVTDSLSGYGRAEWETKAGKGAFKETRYAFAGLNFGQYGSFDYGRNDGVLKAITAYTDVLPEFGGNASDNDLYVLSARTNAVATYRNSGFYGLVDGLDFAVQYGDNKADSNLSGADKEAFGLNAQYAILDTGLSIGGGYATTTKAGDDERYKTYMAGVKYEAYNLYLGALYSHTKHDDAKVKGFELVAQYGFDFEVGRLTPSVAYIQHKGTDYKQAGSDYFAKYVEVGVQYDFNKNLTAVVDYKINLLDDDKDFGYAKADTKNTLALGLIYQF